From Cellulomonas oligotrophica, a single genomic window includes:
- a CDS encoding heme o synthase — protein sequence MRLSSPPSVDPRRTPHDALAGASSAGRPQPATRAGRALAAVRDRVGPYVVLTKPRVIELLLVTTVPTMFLAEGGFPPLGLALATLVGGAGAAGAANTLNQYLDRDIDQVMHRTKRRPVVTGRISPRAALTFGLVLGAVSLLWLWFAVNPASALLTAAAIAIYVVGYTMILKRRTPQNIVWGGAAGCMPVVIGWSAMTGGISWAAVLLFGVVFFWTPPHYWPLSMKFRQDYAAAGVPMLPVVASDTRVAREMIGYTLAMIACSLLLVPVAGMTWVYGIVAAALGGWFLWSCTSLLRRARSAQRGPLRAMTVFHASITYLTLLSVAICVDVFLPL from the coding sequence GTGCGCCTGTCCAGCCCGCCCTCCGTCGATCCGCGCCGCACGCCCCACGACGCGCTCGCGGGCGCCTCGTCCGCCGGGCGCCCGCAGCCCGCGACGCGCGCCGGCCGGGCCCTCGCAGCGGTGCGCGACCGGGTCGGCCCCTACGTGGTGCTCACCAAGCCGCGCGTCATCGAGCTGCTGCTCGTCACCACGGTCCCCACGATGTTCCTCGCCGAGGGCGGCTTCCCGCCCCTGGGCCTCGCGCTGGCCACGCTCGTCGGGGGAGCGGGTGCCGCGGGCGCCGCGAACACGCTCAACCAGTACCTGGACCGCGACATCGACCAGGTGATGCACCGCACCAAGCGGCGCCCCGTGGTCACGGGCCGGATCTCCCCGCGCGCGGCGCTCACGTTCGGCCTCGTGCTCGGCGCGGTGTCGCTGCTGTGGCTCTGGTTCGCGGTCAACCCCGCGTCCGCGCTGCTGACCGCCGCGGCGATCGCGATCTACGTGGTCGGCTACACGATGATCCTCAAGCGCCGCACCCCCCAGAACATCGTCTGGGGCGGTGCCGCCGGGTGCATGCCCGTCGTCATCGGCTGGTCGGCGATGACCGGCGGGATCTCCTGGGCCGCGGTCCTGCTGTTCGGCGTCGTGTTCTTCTGGACCCCGCCGCACTACTGGCCCCTGTCGATGAAGTTCCGGCAGGACTACGCCGCCGCCGGTGTGCCCATGCTGCCCGTCGTCGCCTCCGACACCCGCGTGGCCCGCGAGATGATCGGCTACACGCTCGCCATGATCGCGTGCTCGCTGCTGCTCGTGCCCGTCGCGGGCATGACCTGGGTGTACGGCATCGTGGCCGCGGCGCTCGGCGGCTGGTTCCTGTGGTCGTGCACGAGCCTGCTGCGCCGGGCCCGCAGCGCCCAGCGCGGCCCGCTGCGCGCGATGACCGTCTTCCACGCCTCGATCACGTACCTGACCCTGCTGTCGGTCGCGATCTGCGTGGACGTCTTCCTGCCGCTCTGA
- the tkt gene encoding transketolase — protein MNAKAPLATTAGWTDLDLRAVDTVRVLAADAVEKVGNGHPGTAVSLAPAAYHLYQHVLRHDPADPHWLGRDRFVLSAGHSSLTQYIQLYLAGFGLELEDLQALRTWGSKTPGHPEYRHTAGVEITTGPLGQGLASAVGLAMAARRERGLLDPQAPAGTSPFDHHVYVIASDGDLQEGVTSEASSVAGTQELGNLVVLWDDNRISIEGDTQIAFTEDVLKRYEAYGWHVQYVDWTVGGEYREDVDALHAAIEAAKAVTDKPSFIGLRTLIAWPTPGKTGDHSSHGSKLGGDAIKGLKELLGFDPERTFQVDDDVLAHTRGLSSRTAPVRAAWQESFDAWAAANPGRKALLDRLVAGDLPEGWADALPVFPAGKAVATRAASGEVLSALAPVLPELWGGSADLAGSNNTTMKGEPSFLPAHRSSHDFAGDEYGRTLHFGIREHGMGAILSGIRLHGLTRPYGGTFFTFSDYMRGSVRLAALMGVDVTYVWTHDSIGLGEDGPTHQPVEHLAAVRAIPGLSVVRPADANETAQAWKATLERTGGPTALVLTRQNVPTFPRGEDGFATADGVARGAYVLLEASTGTPDVVLIGTGSEVQLAVEARATLEAAGVPTRVVSAPCLEWFAEQDEAYRESVLPAAVRARVSVEAGIALSWHKIVGDAGRSISLEHYGASADYQTLYREFGITAEAVVAAAHESLAAARGDQAPSSVSATPTQSGTGDLPA, from the coding sequence GTGAACGCGAAGGCTCCCCTGGCCACCACGGCCGGCTGGACGGACCTGGACCTGCGAGCGGTGGACACGGTGCGCGTGCTCGCGGCCGACGCCGTCGAGAAGGTCGGCAACGGCCACCCCGGCACCGCCGTCAGCCTGGCGCCCGCCGCCTACCACCTGTACCAGCACGTGCTGCGCCACGACCCGGCCGACCCGCACTGGCTGGGGCGCGACCGGTTCGTGCTGTCGGCGGGCCACTCGAGCCTGACGCAGTACATCCAGCTGTACCTGGCCGGGTTCGGCCTCGAGCTGGAGGACCTGCAGGCGCTGCGCACGTGGGGCTCGAAGACCCCCGGGCACCCCGAGTACCGCCACACGGCCGGTGTCGAGATCACCACCGGCCCGCTCGGCCAGGGCCTGGCCTCGGCCGTGGGCCTGGCCATGGCCGCCCGCCGCGAGCGCGGCCTGCTCGACCCGCAGGCGCCCGCCGGCACGAGCCCGTTCGACCACCACGTGTACGTCATCGCCTCCGACGGCGACCTGCAGGAGGGCGTGACCTCCGAGGCCTCGTCGGTGGCCGGCACGCAGGAGCTCGGCAACCTCGTCGTCCTGTGGGACGACAACCGCATCTCGATCGAGGGCGACACGCAGATCGCCTTCACCGAGGACGTCCTCAAGCGCTACGAGGCGTACGGCTGGCACGTGCAGTACGTCGACTGGACCGTCGGCGGGGAGTACCGCGAGGACGTCGACGCGCTGCACGCCGCGATCGAGGCCGCCAAGGCCGTGACCGACAAGCCGTCGTTCATCGGCCTGCGGACCCTCATCGCGTGGCCGACGCCCGGCAAGACCGGCGACCACTCCTCGCACGGCTCCAAGCTGGGCGGGGACGCCATCAAGGGCCTCAAGGAGCTGCTCGGCTTCGACCCCGAGCGCACGTTCCAGGTCGACGACGACGTGCTGGCGCACACGCGCGGGCTGTCGTCGCGCACCGCGCCCGTGCGGGCCGCGTGGCAGGAGTCGTTCGACGCGTGGGCCGCGGCGAACCCCGGGCGCAAGGCGCTGCTGGACCGGCTCGTGGCCGGCGACCTGCCCGAGGGCTGGGCCGACGCGCTGCCGGTGTTCCCGGCGGGCAAGGCCGTGGCCACGCGCGCCGCGTCCGGCGAGGTCCTCTCGGCGCTGGCGCCCGTGCTGCCCGAGCTGTGGGGCGGCTCGGCCGACCTCGCGGGCTCGAACAACACGACCATGAAGGGTGAGCCGTCGTTCCTGCCGGCGCACCGGTCCTCGCACGACTTCGCCGGCGACGAGTACGGGCGCACGCTGCACTTCGGCATCCGTGAGCACGGCATGGGCGCGATCCTGTCGGGCATCCGCCTGCACGGGCTGACCCGCCCCTACGGCGGCACGTTCTTCACGTTCTCGGACTACATGCGCGGCTCGGTGCGCCTCGCCGCCCTCATGGGCGTCGACGTGACCTACGTGTGGACGCACGACTCCATCGGCCTCGGCGAGGACGGACCGACGCACCAGCCGGTCGAGCACCTCGCCGCCGTGCGCGCGATCCCCGGCCTGTCGGTCGTGCGCCCCGCGGACGCCAACGAGACCGCCCAGGCCTGGAAGGCCACCCTCGAGCGGACCGGCGGCCCCACGGCCCTCGTCCTGACCCGGCAGAACGTGCCGACGTTCCCCCGGGGCGAGGACGGCTTCGCCACCGCCGACGGCGTGGCCCGCGGCGCGTACGTGCTCCTGGAGGCGTCGACCGGCACCCCCGACGTCGTGCTGATCGGCACCGGCTCGGAGGTCCAGCTCGCCGTCGAGGCGCGCGCGACCCTCGAGGCTGCCGGCGTGCCGACGCGCGTCGTGTCCGCGCCGTGCCTGGAGTGGTTCGCCGAGCAGGACGAGGCGTACCGCGAGTCCGTGCTGCCCGCGGCCGTGCGCGCCCGCGTCTCGGTCGAGGCCGGCATCGCGCTGTCGTGGCACAAGATCGTCGGTGACGCCGGACGCTCGATCTCGCTCGAGCACTACGGGGCGTCGGCGGACTACCAGACGCTCTACCGCGAGTTCGGCATCACCGCCGAGGCCGTCGTCGCGGCCGCGCACGAGTCGCTCGCCGCGGCCCGGGGCGACCAGGCGCCGAGCTCGGTGTCGGCCACGCCGACGCAGTCCGGCACGGGCGACCTGCCCGCCTGA
- the tal gene encoding transaldolase, whose amino-acid sequence MASTTPLHQLHDAGVAVWLDDLSRRRTRSGDLAALVGRGVVGVTTNPTIFAGALAHGEAYDEQLRALAAAGTDVEDAVLAITTDDVREACDVLRPVHERSGGVDGRVSIEVDPRLARDTDATSTMAQRLWSVVDRPNLLVKIPATVEGLPAITAALAQGISVNVTLIFSLQRYAAVLDAFLEGLEQAQAAGRDLAPISSVASFFVSRVDAAVDARLDALGTPEAAELRGRAAIANARLAYGLYQEVLRSPRWQALEAAGARPQRPLWASTGVKDPAYPDTRYVDELVVAGTVNTMPEKTLEAVEDHGTVHDTVSGRQDEAARTLDRVEAAGISVDEITTALEEDGLRKFEASWDELLASVRAGLQRNGGTPA is encoded by the coding sequence ATGGCCAGCACCACCCCGCTGCACCAGCTGCACGATGCCGGCGTCGCCGTGTGGCTCGACGACCTGTCGCGCCGGCGCACCCGGTCCGGCGACCTCGCCGCGCTCGTCGGGCGCGGCGTCGTCGGCGTGACGACCAACCCGACGATCTTCGCCGGCGCGCTCGCGCACGGCGAGGCCTACGACGAGCAGCTGCGCGCGCTCGCCGCAGCCGGCACCGACGTCGAGGACGCGGTCCTCGCGATCACCACCGACGACGTGCGCGAGGCCTGCGACGTGCTGCGCCCCGTGCACGAGCGCAGCGGCGGCGTCGACGGGCGGGTCTCCATCGAGGTCGACCCGCGCCTGGCGCGCGACACCGACGCGACGTCGACCATGGCGCAGCGGCTCTGGTCGGTCGTCGACCGGCCGAACCTGCTGGTCAAGATCCCCGCGACGGTGGAGGGTCTGCCCGCGATCACCGCGGCCCTCGCGCAGGGCATCTCGGTCAACGTCACGCTGATCTTCTCGCTGCAGCGGTACGCGGCGGTGCTCGACGCGTTCCTCGAGGGCCTGGAGCAGGCGCAGGCCGCCGGGCGCGACCTCGCCCCGATCTCGTCGGTCGCGTCGTTCTTCGTCTCCCGCGTCGACGCGGCCGTCGACGCCCGCCTCGACGCCCTGGGCACGCCCGAGGCCGCCGAGCTGCGCGGACGCGCGGCGATCGCCAACGCCCGGCTCGCCTACGGCCTCTACCAGGAGGTCCTGCGCAGCCCCCGCTGGCAGGCGCTCGAGGCCGCGGGCGCCCGTCCGCAGCGCCCCCTGTGGGCCTCGACGGGCGTCAAGGACCCCGCCTACCCGGACACCCGGTACGTCGACGAGCTCGTCGTGGCGGGCACCGTCAACACGATGCCCGAGAAGACGCTGGAGGCCGTCGAGGACCACGGCACCGTGCACGACACCGTCTCCGGCCGGCAGGACGAGGCCGCGCGCACGCTCGACCGCGTCGAGGCCGCCGGCATCTCCGTCGACGAGATCACGACCGCGCTCGAGGAGGACGGCCTGCGCAAGTTCGAGGCCTCCTGGGACGAGCTGCTCGCCTCGGTGCGCGCCGGCCTGCAGCGCAACGGCGGGACGCCGGCATGA
- the zwf gene encoding glucose-6-phosphate dehydrogenase, with protein MSPAKVSAGHNPLRDPRDRRLPRIAGPSGLVIFGVTGDLARKKLMPAVYDLTNRGLLPPGFALTGFARRDWETQDFAQIVHDSVKEHARTPFREATWRQLAEGIRFVQGSFDDDDAFDRLRETVEELDVSRGTGGNHAFYLSVPPSAFPVVSRQLARSGLSQPKDGTWRRVIIEKPFGHDLQSARELNDIVSEVFRPDDIFRIDHYLGKETVQNLLALRFANQMFEPIWNGNYVDHVQITMAEDIGIGGRAGYYDGIGAARDVIQNHLLQLLALTAMEEPVSFDAAALRAEKTKVLSALRLPRDLGKHTARGQYTAGWQGGEEVVGYLEEEGFDPASTTETFAAIRVDIDTRRWAGVPFYLRTGKRLGRRVTEIAVVFKRAPHLPFESMATSELGKNALVIRVQPDEGVTLRFGAKVPGTAMEVRDVTMDFGYGHAFTESSPEAYERLILDVLLGDPPLFPQHEEVELSWKILDPITSYWASKGRPDPYRAGTWGPESADAMMARDGRAWRLP; from the coding sequence ATGAGCCCCGCCAAGGTGAGCGCCGGCCACAACCCGCTGCGCGACCCCCGCGACCGCCGGCTCCCCCGCATCGCCGGCCCCAGCGGCCTGGTGATCTTCGGCGTCACGGGCGACCTCGCCCGCAAGAAGCTCATGCCCGCGGTCTACGACCTCACCAACCGCGGCCTGCTGCCCCCGGGCTTCGCCCTGACCGGCTTCGCCCGACGCGACTGGGAGACGCAGGACTTCGCGCAGATCGTGCACGACTCCGTCAAGGAGCACGCCCGCACCCCGTTCCGGGAGGCCACCTGGCGCCAGCTCGCCGAGGGCATCCGGTTCGTGCAGGGCTCGTTCGACGACGACGACGCGTTCGACCGGCTGCGCGAGACCGTCGAGGAGCTCGACGTGTCCCGCGGCACCGGTGGCAACCACGCGTTCTACCTGTCGGTGCCGCCGTCGGCGTTCCCCGTGGTCAGCAGGCAGCTGGCCCGTTCGGGGCTGTCGCAGCCCAAGGACGGCACGTGGCGGCGCGTCATCATCGAGAAGCCCTTCGGGCACGACCTGCAGTCGGCCCGCGAGCTCAACGACATCGTCTCCGAGGTGTTCCGGCCGGACGACATCTTCCGGATCGACCACTACCTGGGCAAGGAGACGGTCCAGAACCTCCTGGCGCTGCGCTTCGCGAACCAGATGTTCGAGCCGATCTGGAACGGCAACTACGTCGACCACGTCCAGATCACCATGGCCGAGGACATCGGCATCGGCGGCCGGGCCGGCTACTACGACGGGATCGGCGCGGCCCGCGACGTCATCCAGAACCACCTGCTGCAGCTCCTGGCGCTGACCGCCATGGAGGAGCCCGTCTCGTTCGACGCGGCGGCCCTGCGCGCGGAGAAGACGAAGGTCCTCTCGGCCCTGCGGCTCCCCCGCGACCTGGGCAAGCACACCGCCCGTGGGCAGTACACGGCCGGCTGGCAGGGCGGCGAGGAGGTCGTCGGGTACCTGGAGGAGGAGGGCTTCGACCCCGCCTCGACCACCGAGACGTTCGCCGCGATCCGCGTCGACATCGACACCCGCCGCTGGGCCGGGGTGCCGTTCTACCTGCGCACCGGCAAGCGCCTGGGCCGGCGCGTGACCGAGATCGCCGTGGTCTTCAAGCGCGCCCCGCACCTGCCGTTCGAGTCCATGGCGACCTCCGAGCTGGGCAAGAACGCGCTCGTGATCCGGGTCCAGCCCGACGAGGGCGTGACCCTGCGGTTCGGCGCCAAGGTGCCCGGGACCGCCATGGAGGTCCGCGACGTCACCATGGACTTCGGGTACGGTCACGCGTTCACCGAGTCCTCCCCCGAGGCCTACGAGCGCCTCATCCTCGACGTGCTGCTCGGCGACCCGCCGCTGTTCCCGCAGCACGAGGAGGTCGAGCTCTCCTGGAAGATCCTCGACCCGATCACGTCGTACTGGGCGTCCAAGGGCCGCCCCGACCCGTACCGCGCGGGGACCTGGGGCCCGGAGTCCGCCGACGCGATGATGGCCCGTGACGGACGCGCCTGGAGGCTCCCGTGA
- a CDS encoding glucose-6-phosphate dehydrogenase assembly protein OpcA produces the protein MIIDMPDTTTRDINKRLLTERDEGGAVALGRVLTLIIDADGHDPEESIAAANEASREHPCRIVVLTQKDDGSTCLDAQIRLGGDAGASEVIVLRVAGGAGTHLDTLVMPLLLPDAPIVAWWPYDVPENPSAHPLGTMAQRRITDTSQCSSPGRSLRHLAEVYADGDTDLAWTRATLWRGLIAATLDQPPFEPVQRAVVVGESTHPSVDLMAAWLAQSLRCPVDVERQPDAPAITQVRLQRASGDIVLDRPDGKTAALRQPDQPEHRIALPIRQLRECLVEELRRLDADEVYGEVLQKGLARIDA, from the coding sequence GTGATCATCGACATGCCCGACACCACCACCCGGGACATCAACAAGCGGCTGCTCACCGAGCGCGACGAGGGCGGCGCGGTCGCCCTCGGCCGGGTCCTGACGCTCATCATCGACGCCGACGGGCACGACCCCGAGGAGTCCATCGCGGCGGCGAACGAGGCCTCCCGCGAGCACCCGTGCCGCATCGTCGTGCTCACGCAGAAGGACGACGGCTCGACGTGCCTCGACGCCCAGATCCGCCTCGGCGGGGACGCCGGCGCGTCGGAGGTCATCGTGCTGCGCGTCGCCGGCGGCGCCGGGACGCACCTCGACACCCTCGTCATGCCGCTGCTGCTGCCCGACGCGCCGATCGTCGCCTGGTGGCCGTACGACGTGCCCGAGAACCCGTCCGCGCACCCCCTGGGCACCATGGCGCAGCGCCGGATCACCGACACGTCCCAGTGCTCGAGCCCCGGCCGGTCGCTGCGCCACCTGGCGGAGGTCTACGCCGACGGCGACACCGACCTCGCGTGGACACGGGCGACGCTGTGGCGCGGCCTCATCGCCGCGACGCTGGACCAGCCGCCGTTCGAGCCCGTGCAGCGTGCGGTCGTGGTCGGCGAGAGCACGCACCCCTCGGTCGACCTCATGGCGGCCTGGCTCGCCCAGTCGCTGCGGTGCCCCGTCGACGTCGAGCGCCAGCCCGACGCGCCGGCGATCACGCAGGTCCGTCTGCAGCGCGCCAGCGGCGACATCGTGCTCGACCGCCCGGACGGCAAGACGGCCGCGCTGCGCCAGCCCGACCAGCCCGAGCACCGGATCGCCCTGCCGATCCGCCAGCTGCGCGAGTGCCTCGTCGAGGAGCTGCGTCGCCTCGACGCGGACGAGGTCTACGGCGAGGTCCTGCAGAAGGGCCTCGCCCGCATCGACGCCTGA
- the pgl gene encoding 6-phosphogluconolactonase: MPTHPEVVVHPDAPVLAAAAAARLLTRLVDLQSHRSPLHVVLTGGTVGIATLREIAASPARDAVDWSGVHLWWGDERFLPDGDPDRNETQAREALLDALGDALPAANVHPFPALDAAVPDGETSAAAYAADLAAHAPEGATTPAFDVLLLGMGPDGHVASLFPGKATLDVHDVPVVAEHDSPKPPPERVSLTYPAIGAAREVWVVAAGAEKAPAVARALAGDAVATTPAAGARGTERTLWLVDVAAVQEVTPGD, from the coding sequence ATGCCCACCCACCCCGAGGTCGTCGTCCACCCGGACGCGCCCGTGCTCGCCGCCGCCGCCGCGGCACGCCTGCTCACCCGGCTGGTCGACCTGCAGTCGCACCGCAGCCCCCTGCACGTCGTCCTGACGGGCGGCACCGTCGGGATCGCGACCCTGCGCGAGATCGCCGCCAGCCCCGCCCGCGACGCCGTCGACTGGTCCGGCGTCCACCTGTGGTGGGGCGACGAGCGGTTCCTGCCCGACGGCGACCCCGACCGCAACGAGACCCAGGCCCGCGAGGCCCTGCTCGACGCGCTCGGCGACGCCCTGCCGGCGGCGAACGTGCACCCGTTCCCCGCGCTCGACGCAGCCGTGCCCGACGGTGAGACCAGCGCCGCCGCGTACGCCGCCGACCTGGCCGCGCACGCCCCTGAGGGCGCGACGACGCCGGCCTTCGACGTCCTGCTGCTCGGCATGGGCCCCGACGGCCACGTCGCGTCGCTGTTCCCCGGCAAGGCCACCCTCGACGTGCACGACGTCCCCGTCGTCGCCGAGCACGACTCCCCCAAGCCGCCGCCCGAGCGCGTGTCGCTCACCTACCCCGCGATCGGCGCCGCCCGCGAGGTGTGGGTCGTGGCCGCCGGTGCGGAGAAGGCGCCGGCAGTCGCCCGTGCCCTCGCCGGCGACGCCGTCGCCACCACGCCCGCCGCCGGGGCGCGCGGGACCGAGCGGACGCTGTGGCTCGTGGACGTCGCCGCCGTGCAGGAGGTGACCCCCGGTGACTGA
- a CDS encoding O-methyltransferase has protein sequence MTDSTAPETPQQTWSAVDAFFADLTAEPTAAVRVREAAAAAGLPDIAVAPNQGRLLTLLARTAGARRVLEVGTLGGYSTWWLTQALPADGSVVTLELVPEHAAVARASLDAAGVGHRVDIRVGPALASLDALATEGVEPFDLVFVDADKQQLAAYTERVVTLSRPGTLVVVDNVVRAGGVVDPAHPDDRVQGVRAFAAAVAADDRLEATVVQTVGAKGYDGFALLRVR, from the coding sequence GTGACTGACAGCACCGCTCCCGAGACGCCCCAGCAGACCTGGTCAGCCGTCGACGCGTTCTTCGCCGACCTGACCGCCGAGCCGACGGCCGCGGTGCGGGTCCGGGAGGCCGCGGCAGCCGCGGGTCTGCCCGACATCGCCGTCGCCCCGAACCAGGGGCGGCTGCTCACCCTCCTGGCCCGCACGGCCGGGGCGCGGCGGGTGCTCGAGGTCGGCACCCTCGGCGGGTACTCCACGTGGTGGCTGACGCAGGCGCTGCCCGCCGACGGCTCGGTCGTCACGCTCGAGCTCGTGCCCGAGCACGCGGCGGTGGCGCGTGCCTCGCTCGACGCCGCCGGGGTCGGCCACCGTGTCGACATCCGCGTCGGTCCGGCCCTCGCGTCGCTCGACGCCCTGGCCACCGAGGGCGTCGAACCGTTCGACCTGGTGTTCGTGGACGCCGACAAGCAGCAGCTGGCGGCGTACACCGAGCGCGTCGTGACGCTCTCCCGGCCGGGGACCCTCGTCGTCGTCGACAACGTGGTGCGCGCCGGCGGCGTCGTCGACCCCGCGCACCCGGACGACCGCGTCCAGGGCGTGCGGGCGTTCGCCGCGGCCGTCGCCGCCGACGACCGCCTCGAGGCGACCGTGGTGCAGACCGTCGGCGCGAAGGGCTACGACGGGTTCGCGCTCCTGCGGGTGCGCTGA
- a CDS encoding RNA polymerase-binding protein RbpA, with amino-acid sequence MASGSAIRGSRVGAGPMGEAERGDAAPRVWISYWCANGHETRPSFAEEAAAEAPTTWDCPRCGYPAGQDPEAPPSPTRNEPYKTHLAYVKERRSDEDGQAILDEALAALRARRGR; translated from the coding sequence ATGGCGAGCGGGAGCGCGATCCGCGGATCGCGAGTGGGCGCCGGTCCGATGGGCGAGGCGGAGCGCGGCGACGCGGCTCCGCGCGTGTGGATCTCCTACTGGTGCGCGAACGGCCACGAGACGCGGCCGAGCTTCGCCGAGGAGGCCGCGGCCGAGGCGCCGACGACCTGGGACTGCCCCCGGTGCGGGTACCCGGCCGGGCAGGACCCGGAGGCTCCGCCGTCGCCGACGCGCAACGAGCCGTACAAGACGCACCTGGCGTACGTGAAGGAGCGGCGCAGCGACGAGGACGGGCAGGCGATCCTCGACGAGGCCCTGGCCGCGCTCCGCGCCCGTCGCGGTCGCTGA
- the secG gene encoding preprotein translocase subunit SecG: protein MTGLRIALQVLLVLTSLLLVPLVLLHKGKGGGLSDMFGGGITAGAGSSGVAERNLNRITVTVALLWTVVIILLGLVEKVAE, encoded by the coding sequence GTGACTGGCCTGCGCATCGCCCTCCAGGTCCTGCTGGTGCTGACCAGCCTCCTGCTCGTCCCGCTCGTGCTGCTGCACAAGGGCAAGGGCGGCGGCCTGTCCGACATGTTCGGCGGCGGGATCACCGCCGGCGCCGGGTCCTCGGGCGTCGCGGAGCGCAACCTCAACCGGATCACGGTCACCGTGGCGCTGCTGTGGACCGTGGTCATCATCCTTCTCGGCCTGGTCGAGAAGGTCGCGGAGTAG
- the tpiA gene encoding triose-phosphate isomerase, with protein MATTRTPLMAGNWKMNLDHHQATHTVQKLAWTLKDAKHDFGAVEVAVLPPFTDLRSVQTLVDADKLELVYGAQDVSAHESGAYTGEISPLFLAKLGVTYVAVGHSERREYHHEDDALVNAKVKSSLAAGLVPILCVGEPLEVRKAGEHVPHTLAQLDGALVGLSAEQVAGLVVAYEPVWAIGTGETATPEDAQELCAAIRVRIGELYDQATADAVRVLYGGSVKSSNVASIMAKPDVDGALVGGASLDPEEFAKIARYQSHQVG; from the coding sequence ATGGCCACGACCCGTACCCCGCTGATGGCGGGCAACTGGAAGATGAACCTGGACCACCACCAGGCGACGCACACCGTGCAGAAGCTGGCGTGGACCCTCAAGGACGCCAAGCACGACTTCGGTGCCGTCGAGGTCGCCGTGCTGCCGCCGTTCACGGACCTGCGCAGCGTGCAGACCCTCGTGGACGCCGACAAGCTCGAGCTCGTCTACGGCGCCCAGGACGTGTCGGCGCACGAGTCCGGCGCGTACACCGGCGAGATCTCGCCGCTGTTCCTGGCCAAGCTCGGTGTCACGTACGTCGCGGTCGGCCACTCCGAGCGTCGTGAGTACCACCACGAGGACGACGCCCTGGTCAACGCCAAGGTGAAGTCGTCGCTCGCGGCCGGTCTCGTGCCGATCCTGTGCGTCGGCGAGCCGCTCGAGGTCCGCAAGGCCGGCGAGCACGTGCCGCACACGCTGGCCCAGCTCGACGGCGCCCTCGTGGGCCTGTCGGCCGAGCAGGTCGCCGGCCTCGTCGTGGCGTACGAGCCCGTGTGGGCCATCGGCACCGGCGAGACCGCGACGCCCGAGGACGCGCAGGAGCTGTGCGCCGCGATCCGCGTGCGCATCGGCGAGCTGTACGACCAGGCCACGGCCGACGCCGTCCGCGTGCTCTACGGCGGTTCGGTGAAGTCGTCGAACGTCGCGTCGATCATGGCCAAGCCGGACGTCGACGGTGCCCTCGTCGGCGGTGCGAGCCTCGACCCCGAGGAGTTCGCGAAGATCGCCCGGTACCAGTCGCACCAGGTCGGCTGA